The Paeniglutamicibacter sulfureus genome includes a region encoding these proteins:
- a CDS encoding GntR family transcriptional regulator: MSPSLTDRLVVQLRAAILSGRIAPGSIVVEPRLAEEYSVSKTPVREALRLLTSQGLLTVLPKKGYLVRTMGLHDVQETLDLRMLLEPHAAAAAAGFLPQELTVKLRQLLDTQAALSAADPLGAMKAAQDFHQAIADASRNSRLADSLRRCFDETARAHHVLPGLQHYMGAPTELAEHEALYAAIAAADARAAEEAMRVHLRSIRTAMAQQFTDPGSLWA, encoded by the coding sequence ATGAGTCCATCGCTCACCGATCGCCTGGTCGTGCAATTGCGCGCGGCCATCCTCTCGGGACGGATCGCCCCGGGAAGCATCGTGGTCGAGCCGCGCCTGGCCGAGGAGTACTCCGTTTCCAAGACGCCGGTCCGCGAGGCGCTGCGCCTGCTGACCTCCCAGGGCCTGCTCACCGTGTTGCCCAAGAAGGGCTATCTGGTGCGCACCATGGGCCTGCACGACGTGCAGGAAACCCTTGACCTGCGCATGCTCCTGGAACCGCACGCGGCGGCCGCCGCCGCCGGATTCCTGCCGCAGGAACTCACCGTGAAGCTGCGCCAGCTACTCGATACCCAGGCAGCGCTGTCCGCCGCCGACCCGCTGGGGGCCATGAAGGCGGCCCAGGACTTCCACCAGGCCATCGCGGACGCCTCGCGCAATTCACGCCTGGCCGATTCCCTGCGGCGCTGTTTCGACGAGACGGCCCGCGCCCACCACGTGCTTCCGGGGCTGCAACACTATATGGGCGCCCCCACCGAGCTGGCCGAGCACGAGGCCCTCTACGCCGCGATCGCCGCGGCGGACGCGCGGGCGGCCGAGGAAGCCATGCGCGTGCACCTGCGTTCCATCCGCACCGCCATGGCCCAGCAGTTCACCGACCCGGGGAGCCTTTGGGCCTGA
- a CDS encoding pentapeptide repeat-containing protein, which yields MPASVKAPRLPAFKEPATTGSGDLTGLETDGRAEGLLFESDDAAGVDLEDAVFTECIFRSVSLQGAPMARVTFGDCRIEEVNAPVLEAPDSGWWNTAVVGGRIGSAELYGATFRSVKFERAKLGYLNLRRARIKDVEFRDVHIEELDAGGANLERVTFIDCTIDTLALNGAKLKDVDLRGARLRTLSGITALKGATVSYEQLLDLAPILANELGLRVE from the coding sequence ATGCCTGCATCCGTGAAAGCCCCCCGCCTGCCCGCCTTCAAGGAACCGGCCACCACCGGGTCCGGGGACCTGACCGGGCTGGAAACCGACGGGCGCGCCGAGGGCCTGCTCTTCGAATCCGACGACGCGGCGGGGGTGGACCTGGAGGACGCGGTCTTCACCGAATGCATCTTCCGCTCGGTTTCACTGCAGGGCGCACCCATGGCCAGGGTGACCTTCGGGGATTGCCGCATCGAGGAGGTCAATGCCCCGGTGCTCGAGGCACCCGACTCCGGATGGTGGAACACCGCAGTGGTCGGTGGACGCATCGGATCGGCCGAGCTCTACGGAGCCACGTTCCGCTCGGTGAAGTTCGAGCGGGCCAAGCTCGGCTACCTGAACCTGCGCCGCGCGAGGATCAAGGACGTGGAATTCCGCGACGTGCACATCGAGGAGCTCGATGCAGGAGGCGCCAACCTGGAACGGGTCACCTTCATCGACTGCACCATTGACACCCTGGCCCTGAACGGCGCCAAGCTCAAGGACGTGGACCTGCGCGGGGCGCGCCTGCGCACGCTCTCCGGAATCACTGCGCTCAAGGGCGCCACGGTGAGCTACGAGCAGCTCCTGGACCTGGCCCCGATCCTCGCCAACGAACTGGGCCTTCGCGTCGAGTGA
- a CDS encoding transcriptional regulator — protein MAELDPLIHADARLRVMSALNTLGPKESMAFPKLREILSMTAGNLSTHLRKLEDAGYISQVKVIEGRSPATYVGITARGVAAFEAYKAQLIQLL, from the coding sequence ATGGCCGAGTTGGATCCACTCATCCACGCGGATGCCCGGTTGCGGGTCATGTCGGCGCTGAACACCCTGGGGCCGAAGGAATCCATGGCTTTCCCCAAGCTGCGCGAAATCCTGTCGATGACCGCGGGCAACCTTTCCACGCACCTGCGCAAGCTGGAGGACGCCGGGTACATCTCCCAGGTGAAGGTCATCGAGGGCCGAAGCCCTGCCACCTATGTCGGCATTACCGCTCGGGGCGTCGCCGCGTTCGAGGCCTACAAGGCCCAGCTCATCCAACTGCTTTAA
- a CDS encoding CPBP family intramembrane glutamic endopeptidase — protein MQQTPVPYPYAPLPRKRQPVFEAGPMRRGDVVVLGTYLVLFVLGAGGLLALVPGFVEAFKNQDSAQFGVNLIIYVVVFTGAIIMGFEALRSSFATFKYHPWAKALMVPGGWLGSLIVSAIVLVAMGNPVKSENQLAIEGMTRSVPFATMFVVTVILGPFVEEYIFRHLLIGKLSRKLNVWVCVPISVVLFTSLHFIGSGSFDLTSAIPYTTLGIMMSLAYVVTGKSLAYSYVLHVFNNAVALILSYTLLPLFQQ, from the coding sequence ATGCAGCAAACTCCTGTCCCATACCCATACGCCCCGCTGCCGCGCAAGCGGCAACCGGTCTTCGAGGCCGGGCCCATGCGGCGCGGGGACGTGGTGGTGCTGGGCACCTACCTGGTGCTCTTTGTCCTGGGCGCCGGTGGACTGCTGGCGCTGGTCCCGGGTTTCGTCGAGGCCTTCAAGAACCAGGATTCGGCGCAATTCGGCGTTAACCTCATCATCTACGTCGTGGTGTTCACCGGGGCGATCATCATGGGCTTCGAGGCGCTGCGTTCCTCATTCGCCACGTTCAAGTACCACCCGTGGGCCAAGGCCCTGATGGTTCCCGGGGGCTGGCTGGGGTCCCTGATCGTCAGCGCCATCGTGCTGGTTGCCATGGGGAATCCGGTCAAGAGCGAAAACCAGCTGGCCATCGAGGGCATGACCCGGTCGGTGCCGTTCGCGACCATGTTCGTGGTCACCGTGATCCTTGGCCCCTTCGTGGAGGAATACATCTTCCGCCACCTGCTGATCGGCAAGCTCAGCCGCAAGCTCAACGTCTGGGTCTGCGTGCCGATCTCGGTGGTGCTCTTCACCTCGCTGCACTTCATTGGATCCGGTTCCTTCGACCTGACCAGCGCGATTCCCTATACGACGCTGGGGATCATGATGTCGCTCGCCTACGTTGTCACCGGAAAGTCGCTGGCCTACTCCTACGTCCTACACGTCTTCAACAATGCCGTGGCGCTGATCCTGTCCTATACGCTGCTGCCGCTGTTCCAGCAGTAG
- a CDS encoding MFS transporter: MILALFAAGVATFSQLYSVQGVLPELARDLSVSEADAALAVSAATLGLAASVLFWSLLADRMGRLRAMTIAVTAAVALGLAVPFSPGFEWLLALRFIEGLALGGIPAVALAYLSEEVSPLHSAVAAGTYISGTTLGGLAGRLVAGPLSEFVSWRLGTLVVSVMAAVAAGVFIAVAPKPRGFTPVPWRSPNRIPLWKKLWMNLRKGPLLVLYAQGFLLMGGFVAVYNYLGFRLEAAPFLIPASLASLVFVAYLSGAWSSRQSGAMVARFNRLPVLLTSIALMAAGLVVTLVDFLPTVVFGLLVFTAGFFAAHSVASGWIPMLGVGGRAQAASLYNLAYYSGSSLFGWAIGMAFNAANWPGLVVSVVSLLVLAALLALGGLRRHP, from the coding sequence ATGATCCTGGCGCTGTTCGCCGCCGGGGTGGCAACCTTCTCCCAGCTGTACTCGGTCCAGGGCGTGCTGCCCGAACTGGCCCGCGACCTGTCGGTGAGCGAAGCCGATGCGGCGCTTGCGGTTTCCGCCGCGACGCTGGGCCTGGCCGCCTCGGTGCTCTTCTGGTCGCTGCTGGCCGACCGGATGGGACGGCTGCGCGCCATGACCATCGCCGTGACGGCGGCCGTGGCGCTGGGGCTTGCGGTGCCATTTTCCCCTGGCTTCGAATGGCTGCTGGCCCTGCGTTTCATCGAGGGCCTGGCCCTGGGCGGGATCCCCGCGGTGGCGTTGGCGTACCTATCGGAAGAGGTGTCGCCCCTGCATTCGGCGGTTGCCGCCGGGACCTATATTTCCGGGACCACCCTTGGCGGGCTTGCCGGACGCCTGGTGGCCGGGCCGCTGAGTGAATTTGTTTCCTGGCGCCTGGGCACCCTGGTGGTGTCGGTGATGGCAGCCGTCGCCGCGGGCGTTTTCATCGCGGTGGCTCCCAAGCCGCGCGGTTTCACTCCCGTGCCCTGGCGCAGCCCGAACCGGATTCCCTTGTGGAAAAAGCTGTGGATGAACCTGCGAAAGGGGCCGCTGCTGGTGCTCTATGCGCAGGGTTTCCTGCTCATGGGCGGCTTCGTGGCCGTCTACAACTACCTGGGATTCCGGCTGGAGGCCGCGCCCTTCCTGATCCCCGCCTCGCTGGCCTCGCTGGTGTTCGTCGCGTACCTGTCGGGAGCCTGGTCATCGCGCCAGTCCGGGGCGATGGTGGCCCGCTTTAACCGCCTGCCGGTGCTGCTGACCTCCATTGCGTTGATGGCCGCGGGCCTTGTGGTGACACTGGTCGATTTCCTGCCCACGGTCGTCTTCGGGCTTTTGGTGTTCACCGCCGGGTTCTTTGCCGCCCATTCGGTGGCCAGCGGCTGGATTCCAATGCTCGGCGTCGGTGGGCGGGCACAGGCCGCCAGCCTGTACAACCTGGCCTACTATTCCGGGTCTTCGCTCTTTGGCTGGGCCATCGGCATGGCGTTCAACGCCGCCAACTGGCCGGGGTTGGTGGTTTCGGTGGTTTCCCTGTTGGTGCTGGCGGCGCTGCTGGCACTCGGGGGCCTGCGTCGGCACCCCTAG
- a CDS encoding CGNR zinc finger domain-containing protein, whose translation MIFAPDTEVALGTVVALINSSVQASDGLLTRADLNEFLNEQGFTGSRTHNDAELRSVRQLRSQLRKLWSASEEEAVDRVNNILRNARALPQLVKHDGWEYHIHATTPEAPLSERMAVEAAMALVDVLRSGELSRLRACAAEDCEAVLLDLSRNRSKRYCDTGNCANREHVRAYRQRKSEQKPGL comes from the coding sequence TTGATCTTTGCCCCTGACACAGAGGTTGCCCTGGGCACTGTCGTTGCCCTCATCAACTCATCAGTCCAAGCTTCCGACGGGCTGCTCACGCGTGCCGACCTCAACGAGTTCCTCAACGAGCAGGGGTTCACCGGCTCTCGGACCCACAATGACGCGGAGCTGCGCTCGGTACGCCAACTGCGCTCCCAGCTGCGCAAGCTGTGGTCCGCCTCCGAGGAGGAGGCCGTGGACAGGGTCAACAACATCCTGCGCAACGCCCGCGCCCTGCCGCAATTGGTCAAGCACGACGGGTGGGAATACCACATCCACGCCACCACGCCGGAGGCGCCACTGAGCGAGCGCATGGCGGTGGAAGCCGCCATGGCCCTGGTGGATGTGTTGCGTTCGGGCGAATTGTCGCGCCTGCGGGCCTGTGCGGCCGAGGACTGCGAGGCGGTGCTGTTGGACCTCTCGAGGAATCGTTCGAAGCGCTATTGCGACACCGGCAACTGTGCCAACCGGGAGCACGTGCGCGCATACCGCCAGCGAAAATCCGAGCAAAAACCCGGGCTGTGA
- a CDS encoding EamA family transporter, producing the protein MPREEIPTQLAQLSPPAVPVSSSRPRLGGVGIALFSSAVFGLSGSFAKSLLEAGWSPAAAVTLRMAGAALVLLIPTLLIMRGKWSLLARNWKSILLFGLFGVGACQFCYFLAVERLDVGVALLLEYLAPVLIVLFLWVRHRRTPKAMTIGGALLALAGLVAVLDLAGETRVDPIGVLWGLGAAVGLTVYFFVSARADGALPPIVLATGGLLVGAAAMGILGVVGLLDMQVRFVPVKLASWETQWWVALGGLVLFSTVIAYVTGIMAARTLGSKLASFISLTEVLFAVLWAWLLLGELPAGVQLLGGLLIVGGVLLVRADELRSR; encoded by the coding sequence GTGCCAAGAGAAGAAATCCCCACACAGTTGGCACAGCTGTCACCCCCTGCAGTCCCGGTGTCGTCCTCGCGCCCACGCCTGGGCGGCGTCGGCATTGCGCTGTTTTCATCGGCGGTCTTCGGCCTGTCTGGTTCGTTCGCCAAGTCGCTGCTGGAGGCGGGCTGGAGTCCCGCCGCGGCGGTGACGCTGCGCATGGCAGGCGCAGCACTGGTGTTGCTGATTCCCACGCTGCTGATCATGCGTGGCAAGTGGTCGCTGCTGGCCCGCAACTGGAAGTCGATCCTGCTCTTTGGGCTTTTCGGCGTCGGCGCCTGCCAATTCTGCTATTTCCTGGCCGTCGAAAGACTCGATGTGGGAGTGGCGCTGCTGCTGGAGTACCTGGCCCCCGTGCTGATCGTGCTCTTTCTGTGGGTTCGCCACCGCAGGACTCCCAAGGCCATGACGATCGGTGGCGCGCTCCTTGCCCTCGCCGGCCTGGTCGCCGTCCTGGATCTGGCGGGTGAGACGCGCGTTGACCCGATTGGGGTGCTCTGGGGACTGGGTGCTGCCGTAGGTTTGACGGTCTACTTCTTCGTCAGCGCCCGAGCCGATGGCGCACTGCCTCCAATCGTGCTGGCCACCGGCGGGCTGCTTGTGGGGGCAGCGGCCATGGGAATTCTGGGTGTGGTCGGCCTGCTGGACATGCAGGTGAGGTTCGTGCCCGTGAAGCTGGCCAGTTGGGAAACCCAGTGGTGGGTGGCACTGGGCGGACTGGTGCTGTTCTCCACGGTCATCGCTTATGTCACCGGCATCATGGCAGCCCGGACACTGGGCTCGAAGCTTGCTTCCTTCATCTCGCTCACCGAGGTGCTTTTCGCCGTGCTGTGGGCGTGGCTTCTGCTGGGTGAGCTGCCCGCAGGAGTCCAGTTGCTCGGAGGACTGTTGATCGTCGGCGGCGTGCTGCTGGTACGGGCCGACGAATTGCGCAGCCGGTAG
- a CDS encoding MATE family efflux transporter, producing MKEAGRKQVVTPDASRGLGRTILALAVPALGALIAEPLFLLADMAIVGHLGINELAGAGLGTTVLQTAVGLMVFLAYSTTPAVARAIGAGDLGRAMAAGRDGIWLALGLGVVLGLAGFFGAPMLAAAMGAQGEVLRFAVDYIQYSTFGIPAMLLVLAATGVLRGMQDTKTPLYVAGIGFAANIALNLILVYPLGMSVAGAALGTSIAQWGMAAVYLWMLIPRIRNAGQSLAPHGRGVLGTGQVGSWLMLRTLSLRLALLATVWVATGQGALTLAAHQLVFTIFTFMAFALDALAIAAQALIGKELGAGDAVRANLLTRTMCRWGLYFGVATGALLAVIAPFVGALFTTNDSVREATMVGVWILAASQPVCGLVFVLDGVLIGAGDARYLAVAGVVTLLVYLPLLFIVTRFEHAGVSAVAWIWVAFGLGFMLARAATLTWRVRNDKWMRLGA from the coding sequence GTGAAAGAAGCAGGCAGGAAACAGGTCGTCACCCCCGATGCGTCCCGCGGGTTGGGCCGAACCATTCTGGCACTGGCCGTTCCCGCGCTGGGCGCTCTCATTGCGGAGCCGCTCTTCCTGCTGGCCGACATGGCCATCGTCGGGCACCTGGGCATCAACGAACTTGCCGGCGCGGGGCTGGGGACCACGGTCCTGCAAACCGCGGTGGGACTCATGGTCTTTCTGGCATACTCCACCACCCCCGCCGTAGCCCGGGCCATCGGCGCCGGCGACCTCGGGCGGGCCATGGCCGCCGGGCGCGACGGGATCTGGCTTGCCCTCGGCCTGGGCGTGGTCCTGGGCCTGGCCGGGTTCTTCGGTGCACCCATGCTGGCGGCCGCCATGGGAGCCCAGGGCGAGGTGCTCCGGTTTGCGGTGGACTACATCCAATATTCCACCTTCGGCATACCCGCGATGCTGCTGGTGCTCGCCGCGACCGGGGTGCTTCGCGGCATGCAGGACACCAAGACCCCGCTCTACGTGGCGGGGATAGGCTTTGCCGCAAACATCGCGCTTAACCTCATCCTGGTCTACCCGCTGGGGATGTCCGTTGCCGGTGCCGCGCTGGGCACCTCGATCGCCCAATGGGGGATGGCCGCGGTGTACCTGTGGATGCTCATTCCACGGATCCGCAATGCCGGACAGTCGCTGGCGCCGCACGGGCGCGGGGTGCTGGGCACCGGGCAGGTCGGATCCTGGCTGATGCTGCGCACGCTGTCGCTGCGCCTGGCGCTGCTCGCCACGGTCTGGGTGGCCACCGGACAGGGGGCTCTCACGCTCGCCGCCCACCAGCTGGTCTTCACCATCTTCACCTTCATGGCCTTTGCGCTGGATGCGCTGGCCATTGCCGCGCAGGCGCTGATCGGCAAGGAGCTGGGGGCCGGCGACGCGGTGCGGGCCAACCTGCTGACCAGGACCATGTGCCGCTGGGGCCTGTACTTCGGCGTGGCAACCGGCGCGCTGCTGGCGGTCATCGCCCCCTTTGTCGGCGCGCTGTTCACCACGAATGACTCGGTGCGGGAGGCAACCATGGTCGGGGTCTGGATCCTCGCAGCGTCCCAACCGGTCTGCGGACTCGTGTTCGTGCTGGACGGGGTGCTGATCGGTGCCGGGGACGCGCGCTACCTGGCGGTCGCCGGCGTCGTCACGCTGCTGGTCTACCTGCCGCTGCTCTTCATCGTGACGCGCTTCGAGCACGCCGGAGTCTCGGCCGTCGCCTGGATCTGGGTGGCATTCGGCCTGGGCTTCATGCTCGCCCGCGCCGCGACGCTCACGTGGCGGGTGCGCAACGACAAATGGATGCGCCTGGGAGCCTGA
- a CDS encoding MFS transporter, whose product MTTNPGLRAEEQRAENQRLTPAGRRAVFAAVLGTVIEWYDYALYGAAAGLVIAPLFFSEAVSSAAAMMAFATFAVGFVARPLGGVIVGHIGDKYGRRPAMMLTIVLMGVATVGVGLLPTSAAIGAAAPLLLVILRLLQGFGAGAELAGAMTLVAEFAPPKRRGFYTSLVLSTPPAGIALATFAFFAVSSLGTEALLGWAWRVPFLVSAVLFLLALYIRNRLEETPEYSRAVEKAAAERTKSRLPLRDVLARDWRQVLIGFFSITGHNAMNYILAVYALSLMTSPLVGLAKSDALLAVTLGSLVSVALTPVGGRLSDRFGAAKVLLFGSVMGAVLAYPIFGLLSAGSFALAFTAIALGYGLVIPATSGAQGAFLTNLFPPQRRLSGIGVARETNGAVVAGLSPLIAAALVNAADGSTHLAAGYLLACCLLSAIAVLLSLRVPANH is encoded by the coding sequence ATGACCACTAACCCCGGGCTTCGCGCCGAGGAACAACGCGCCGAGAACCAGCGGCTCACCCCGGCCGGACGCCGGGCAGTCTTCGCCGCGGTTCTCGGCACGGTCATCGAGTGGTACGACTATGCGCTCTATGGAGCGGCGGCCGGCCTGGTCATCGCCCCGCTCTTCTTCTCCGAGGCGGTGTCCTCGGCCGCCGCCATGATGGCCTTTGCCACCTTCGCGGTGGGGTTCGTCGCCCGACCGCTGGGCGGGGTCATCGTCGGGCACATCGGCGACAAGTACGGCCGGCGCCCGGCCATGATGCTCACCATCGTCCTGATGGGCGTGGCCACCGTCGGCGTGGGGCTGCTGCCTACCAGCGCGGCAATCGGGGCGGCCGCCCCGCTGCTGCTGGTCATCCTGCGGCTGCTGCAGGGCTTCGGGGCCGGAGCCGAGCTGGCCGGGGCCATGACCCTGGTGGCCGAATTCGCCCCGCCGAAGCGCCGCGGCTTCTATACCTCGCTGGTGCTCTCCACCCCGCCGGCCGGCATCGCGCTGGCCACCTTCGCCTTCTTTGCCGTGTCCTCGCTGGGCACCGAGGCGTTGCTGGGCTGGGCGTGGCGCGTCCCGTTCCTCGTTTCCGCGGTGCTCTTCCTGTTGGCCCTGTACATCCGCAACCGGCTCGAGGAAACCCCGGAGTACTCCCGGGCCGTCGAGAAGGCGGCGGCCGAACGCACGAAGTCGCGGCTGCCGCTGCGCGACGTGCTGGCCCGCGACTGGCGCCAGGTCCTCATCGGGTTCTTCTCCATCACCGGGCACAATGCCATGAACTACATCCTGGCCGTCTACGCGCTGAGCCTGATGACCTCCCCGCTGGTGGGGCTGGCCAAGTCCGACGCGCTGTTGGCCGTCACCCTCGGCTCGCTGGTCTCCGTCGCGCTGACCCCGGTGGGTGGCCGACTTTCGGACAGGTTCGGCGCCGCGAAGGTGCTGCTTTTCGGCTCCGTCATGGGCGCGGTGCTGGCCTACCCGATCTTCGGGCTGCTCAGCGCCGGCAGCTTCGCCCTGGCCTTCACCGCGATCGCGCTGGGCTACGGGCTGGTCATCCCGGCCACCAGCGGTGCGCAGGGTGCATTCCTCACCAACCTCTTCCCGCCACAGCGCCGACTCAGCGGAATCGGCGTGGCTCGCGAGACCAACGGGGCCGTGGTTGCCGGGCTCAGCCCGCTGATAGCCGCCGCCCTGGTCAACGCCGCGGACGGCAGCACGCACCTGGCCGCCGGCTACCTGCTGGCATGCTGCCTGCTCTCGGCGATCGCCGTTCTGCTCTCCCTGAGGGTTCCCGCCAACCACTGA
- a CDS encoding alpha-hydroxy acid oxidase codes for MKRRLPQISELRSLMNFEPVTLDRRAARLAKAADVWDLRAIAKRRTPTPAFDYVDGAAQRELTYRRSREVLDSIELIPRILHGTAKADLSTTIAGASSALPFGIAPTGFTRFMHAEGETGAVRAAAAAGIPFSLSTMGTRSLEEVAEAAPESRRWFQLYLWKDREKSRQLLERARTAGYDTLLVTVDTPVAGQRLRDARNGMVIPPKLNLKTVLDASYRPEWWFNFLTTDSLKFASLSNSATDLPTLINSMFDPTLSFADLEWIRSIWDGKLFVKGVLTTEDARKSVDAGADGLVVSNHGGRQLDRAPVSFEALSEVRAEVGAGVEIILDSGIMSGADIVASLCAGADFVLIGRAYLYGLMAGGEQGVARVIELLAKEIEVNMQLMGAATIADLGPGLIRRRPGRE; via the coding sequence ATGAAGCGCCGCCTGCCGCAGATATCCGAACTTCGCTCGCTGATGAACTTCGAGCCCGTCACCCTGGACAGGCGGGCGGCACGACTGGCCAAGGCCGCCGACGTGTGGGACCTGCGCGCCATCGCCAAGCGGCGCACCCCCACACCGGCGTTCGACTACGTCGACGGCGCGGCCCAGCGCGAGCTGACCTACCGCCGCTCCCGGGAGGTACTCGACTCGATCGAGCTGATTCCGCGCATCCTGCACGGCACCGCGAAGGCGGATTTGTCCACCACCATTGCCGGTGCGTCCTCGGCACTGCCCTTCGGCATCGCCCCGACCGGGTTCACCCGGTTCATGCATGCCGAGGGGGAGACCGGCGCGGTGCGCGCCGCCGCGGCCGCCGGCATCCCGTTCTCCCTGTCCACCATGGGCACCCGCTCGCTGGAGGAGGTCGCCGAGGCGGCACCGGAGTCCCGCCGCTGGTTCCAGCTCTACCTGTGGAAGGACCGCGAGAAGTCGCGCCAGCTGCTGGAGCGTGCCAGGACCGCGGGCTATGACACCCTGCTGGTCACCGTCGACACTCCCGTGGCCGGCCAGCGCCTGCGCGATGCCCGCAACGGCATGGTCATCCCGCCCAAGCTGAACCTTAAAACGGTGCTGGATGCCTCCTACCGCCCCGAATGGTGGTTCAACTTCCTGACCACCGACTCGTTGAAGTTCGCCTCGCTGTCCAACAGCGCCACCGACCTGCCCACCCTGATCAACTCGATGTTCGACCCGACGCTCTCCTTCGCCGACCTGGAATGGATCCGCTCGATCTGGGACGGCAAGCTCTTCGTCAAGGGGGTGCTCACGACCGAGGACGCGCGCAAGTCCGTTGACGCCGGGGCCGACGGACTGGTGGTCTCCAACCACGGCGGTCGCCAGCTGGACCGTGCCCCGGTCTCCTTCGAAGCGCTGTCCGAGGTGCGTGCCGAAGTCGGTGCGGGGGTGGAGATCATCCTGGACTCGGGCATCATGTCCGGTGCCGACATCGTCGCCTCGCTCTGCGCCGGGGCCGACTTCGTCCTCATTGGCCGCGCCTACCTCTACGGGCTGATGGCAGGTGGCGAGCAAGGCGTCGCGCGGGTCATCGAACTGCTGGCCAAGGAAATCGAGGTCAACATGCAGCTCATGGGAGCGGCCACGATCGCCGACCTCGGCCCGGGGTTGATCCGTCGGCGGCCCGGGCGCGAATGA